From the Drechmeria coniospora strain ARSEF 6962 chromosome 02, whole genome shotgun sequence genome, the window atggcgaggatgccgagcttGGCGAGGAAGTGGAGGGAGAGgtcgttgacggcgtcgcggaGGATCGACTTCTGGATCAGCAGCACGTTGCACTTGGCCTTCTTGATCTTCTTGGCCATGTTCAGCAGGTAGAGGCGCTCCTCCTTGACGATCTTGTCCATTTGCCTATAGTCGTTGACCTGAATCGTGTTCTCCATCTGCCGCCGAGCGAGTCGGTGAGTCAGCACGGGGGCGGGGTCTGGGCTCATTTCCGGCGCGCGGCCGCAAGGGAATCGGCATCCGTCAACTCACATCCGGCTTGGGCGGGCTCAGCTGGAACTGGATCAGTCCGATGCGCGCCTTCTCCATCCGCGCCGGTCCGCCGGCGTTCTTCAGCACAGGCTGGttgaggacgaggccgtcgacgagctcgctgTCCTCGATGGTTCCCCCCACCTTTTTGATGATTCGAATGTTGTTCAGGTCCACGTTATCCGCCGTCTTGATGTCGATCGTCTTGGTAACCGAGTTGACGGCCATGGGCCCGAGGAGGTTCGAGTACTGCGACACAATCTTGGACGACAGCGACGTGTTGGCCGCTTGCAGGAGGGAAGCGGTGTCGCTGAGGGAGATGGGCTGGGACATGTCGTGCAGCACCTCCACCGCCGCGCCGGCTGCTCTCTGGAAGGCCTCGGAGATGACGGAAGGGTGGATGCCTTTGGACAGCAGccggtcggcggcgccgagcaagCTTCCGCAGATGACGACGACCGAggtggtgccgtcgccggcctcgacgtcttgggcgccggcgaggttgACGAGCATCTTCGCCGTCGGGTGCATGACCGACATGCTCTTGAGCATCGTGTGGCCGTcgttggtgatgatggtcTCGCCCTTGCCGCTCCGGATCATCTTGTCCATGCCTCGGGGGCCGAGAGAGGTTCGGATCGCATCGGCAACCGCTGCCATGCTGTCAGTCACCTTGCCGCACGAGCGCTCTAGTCTCGGACCGGGCACGAACCTCTGGCCGCGACAATGTTGGACGACCGGACGGCCATCGGCTTCTCCTTGTCCTGCTACCCTGTCAGCGGGGCGCTCGCCAGCTCCGAGGAAGCAAACGCGGTCCGTACCCTGAAGGTGGCATTCTGGGACTTGCCGCTGGCTACGGCGGACGCGGACATGGCTGCGACGCTTTCTTCTGGGCCCAGGATTCTTCCTTCTCTCGTCGATTTGGCGTCGCGTTGGCGGAGAGTCGTGGGCGTTGAATGTGAATGGGATCCCAACGTTTGCTGCCGCCTGCTCTGGTTCGGTTCACAGTCGTTGGCAGACGGTGATTATCTATCGGGTTCTACTTGGTACGGCAGGACATTGGGTAGCAGGCAGCTAGAATTTTTGGACCGGGCCAGCAGATTCTCCATCTTCCGATGcaaggtactgtacatgtgctgcacggagtacacctactgtacggagtacagcgacaggtacaggtacgctacaggtacaggtacaggcaCTTGCCACATGCACCAAGtttacagtaagtacaagtaagtgcagTAATAGCCACATGCactttgcaagtacttactagccACACGCactaagtataagtacaagtgctagCCATctgcactgtacgtacaagtactaccCGTACATAGTACAAACTACAAAGTAGAGTACAGTGAACCGCggatgcatgtacttactccgtactccgtactcttgggtgtacttgtaggtcATGTaccacttgtactgtacagagtacagcacagtgcctacatacttgtacttacatgtacaactacacctagCTGTGGGTCCGTGCGGTGAGCTCAGGTCAATCAGGCAGGCTGAGCTTACGGAATGCTTCTTGTGCAACAACCTCCCATCACAAAAGCCATCGACAAGACCAGCTACTCTGTTACCCCATCAAGGCATCTGCTCCCCTGCCATTCTCTACGCCGCATCTCGAGACGTGTAGGACACCCAGAGGCTTCTGCCCGTCTCAG encodes:
- a CDS encoding T-complex protein 1, with the translated sequence MSASAVASGKSQNATFRQDKEKPMAVRSSNIVAARAVADAIRTSLGPRGMDKMIRSGKGETIITNDGHTMLKSMSVMHPTAKMLVNLAGAQDVEAGDGTTSVVVICGSLLGAADRLLSKGIHPSVISEAFQRAAGAAVEVLHDMSQPISLSDTASLLQAANTSLSSKIVSQYSNLLGPMAVNSVTKTIDIKTADNVDLNNIRIIKKVGGTIEDSELVDGLVLNQPVLKNAGGPARMEKARIGLIQFQLSPPKPDMENTIQVNDYRQMDKIVKEERLYLLNMAKKIKKAKCNVLLIQKSILRDAVNDLSLHFLAKLGILAIKDIERDEVEFICKSTGCKPIADIESFTEDKLGSADLVEEVQSSGARMVKVTGAKATGKTVSVVVRGANSLILEEAERSLHDALCVMRCLVKKKALIAGGGAAEIEIAAQLSKQARGLTGTEAICWKAFADAMEVIPTTLAENAGLNSIKVVTDLRHRHEMGEKNAGVSIKSGGVNTNISKENVLQPLLVSTSAIELAAETVKMILRIDDIALTR